In Xiphophorus couchianus chromosome 8, X_couchianus-1.0, whole genome shotgun sequence, the following proteins share a genomic window:
- the il11ra gene encoding interleukin-11 receptor subunit alpha, with product MPGLLSSTVCLTVIWFLSWSLPPSRAEIWSDEVSDVQFGRLESNVTLACRKSQISFPVVWRHNHSSVLSWHQVTSNGSLVLFLVDLSAQGNYSCYDDSGLLLHSVILRLGYPPGLLSISCRVPNHTLVRCSWRDSVKTFLPSKYNTSFRGKEEKEPTKLCIVDSTNRHCVVQDPAFWQTIHTFGVTETNALGSQTSYRKIRLNELLKPDPPRSVFIQEVEGYPSKLWVSWKNPSSWPEDRFFPLKFHIRYRPQGSMHWSEMMTEKYSIEIPDATPHHSNQVQVRTRDDVNPESQWSEWSPLSFHTPWQADTTTHPSDDPDDIDLFSTPSETFTSKIDGVVQGDDGNLGLVILLVLFSIFILTTVLSLIFVIWMRQKRREHATKQELASMVKMKSMPI from the exons TGTCGGACGTGCAGTTTGGGCGTTTGGAGTCGAACGTGACACTGGCATGTAGGAAGTCACAAATCAG TTTCCCTGTGGTGTGGCGTCACAACCACAGCTCTGTGTTGTCGTGGCACCAAGTGACATCCAACGGAAGCTTAGTCCTGTTTCTCGTCGACCTATCAGCCCAGGGCAACTACAGCTGCTATGACGACAGCGGGCTCCTCCTCCACTCGGTCATACTCCGACTGGGCT ATCCCCCTGGGCTGCTAAGCATTTCCTGTCGTGTACCCAATCACACACTTGTTCGCTGCTCCTGGAGGGACTCTGTGAAAACCTTCCTGCCATCCAAGTACAACACCTCCTTCAG AGGGAAGGAAGAGAAGGAGCCAACCAAATTGTGCATCGTGGACTCCACCAACAGGCACTGTGTTGTACAAGATCCCGCATTCTGGCAGACTATCCACACATTTGGAGTCACAGAGACAAACGCTCTTGGATCCCAGACATCTTACCGCAAAATCAGACTAAATGAGCTTT TGAAACCAGACCCTCCACGGTCTGTGTTCATACAGGAAGTGGAAGGTTATCCATCAAAGTTATGGGTTTCATGGAAGAATCCATCGTCTTGGCCAGAGGACCGTTTCTTTCCCCTGAAATTTCATATTCGATACAGACCACAGGGATCCATGCATTGGTCAGAG ATGATGACAGAAAAGTATTCAATTGAAATACCCGATGCCACACCACACCACTCCAACCAGGTTCAGGTTCGAACCCGCGACGACGTCAACCCGGAGAGCCAGTGGAGTGAATGGAGCCCCCTGAGTTTCCATACGCCCTGGCAAG CCGACACCACCACTCACCCTTCAGATGACCCAGACGATATCGATCTCTTCAGCACACCATCTGAAACTTTCACCTCCAAAATCGACG GTGTCGTACAAGGGGATGATGGTAATTTGGGTCTGGTGATCCTCTTGGTTTTGTTCTCCATCTTCATACTTACCACCGTCCTTTCCCTTATTTTTGTCATATG GATGAGACAGAAACGGCGGGAACATGCAACCAAACAAGAACTCGCCTCTATGGTCAAGATGAAATCTATGCCAATCTAA